In the Clostridium gelidum genome, TTCTAAACTGCTATCATAGCTTTCTAATTTTTGAATTTTAGAATTTATTTCTTCAAGTTCTGTTAAAAACCCAAGAATTTTATCATGCTCAATAATAAGTGTATCCACAACATGCCCCGGTTCAATTTTTGTTTTAATTTTATCAAGTTCTCCTTTTAGAACTTCCATGTGAATGTCACAAAGATGTCTTAAATCTTGAGGATTCATTCCTTTTTCTATTAAATTTTGTTCTGCAATTGAAAGCTCTATGGGACTTATATTAGAAACAATATTTAAAGCCTCTTTTCTTAAAGCTTCTGTTACACCTTCTTTATTTAATTTTTGTAAAACTTCAGTTAACTTTTCTATCTTTTTATTATCCATTTGTATTTCCTCCTCATAAATTCATTTTCAAATTCCACTTTTCTATGTCTTAATTCTACTTAATTTCCCTTCATAAAAATGTGATTTAAATCAAAATTCAAAAAAATAAATACTTATATCAAATTAAATAGCTTTAATTCATTATAAACATTTTTTATTATCTTGATTTCTAACTATAAGGTGTTAACTGTATTTTTTATTTCTTCCAATTGCCTATCTACAACACTTGCAGCTTCTATGTGATTTATTATAGTTTCCGATGTAATTTTTAATATTTCATCAACATCTACTATTTCGTTACTCATGTTTTCAATATGACTCTTTTGGTCAATTAAAATATCCATTACACCCTTTACTTCCTGTTCTACTTTTGCTACAGATGATAGACTTTCTTCTATTTTTTCTGCAGCATTACCAGAAGCTATAACACCCCTAGCAATAACCTCATTAGATTTACCTGAATTATTTAGAACTATCTTCGTCTCATCCTCTATACTTCCTATTAAACTTGAAATGTCCTTAGTGCTTTGTTTAGTCATTTCTGCTAATTTTTTTATTTCTCCTGACACTACCGCAAAACCCTTCCCATGTTCTCCTGCTCTAGCTGCTTCAATTGCTGCATTTAAAGCTAAAAGATTTGTTTGACTCGCAATATTAGTGATTAGCTGAACAACTTCATTAACTTTGGTAAATCTCCTTGCTAATTCATGTATACTTTCGGTATTATTCCTATTCTCTTTTTCTAAAGATTTTATTATTTCCACCATTTCTTCAATGGCATCCTTACCTTCATAGGATTTCTTAACTGTATCTTCTGTAATCTCTATAAGATTGTTACCTTCTGAATATAATCTATCCGTTAAATCGTTAGTGTTTTTTGTTAAATCCGAAATTTCATTCATATGTATCTTTACTTTTTGAAAAAGATGTCCTAAAACATCATGCTCATTATCTACAATATGGTGCTGTTTTACAGTCTCAGCTAACAACTTGCTCATATCTTGAATAAAGTTATTAGTTTCTTTATGTACTGCTTCTTCACCATGCTGATCCTGATTATTTTCTAAACCTTTGGATTTTCTATTTCTAAATATATTCATTTATTCTCCTCCTTGTGTAATTCCGCCTCATCATTAAAGTACTTTTGAAATCTTCTTAAAACTTATATTTTATATCACTTTAATATGTAATTATGTTAATTTAAAAATGTTAGTAACCTAATTTTAAATGATTATACTTAAATATAATGTGATTTGCATCATATTATATTAATTTTTAACTATTTAAAATCCAAGGTACAATTAGTACATCTACTTTTATAAATGTTATGAATAAATTATCCATTAAATAAAAATCAGAAAAATTTTTATTTAATACATAAATCTATTTATATTTCCATAATAACTATTTTCATGCAAATATACAGTAACATATGTTACTGTATATTCCTGTATGTGAAAAAACAAAGAGATACTTGATTCCTAATATTCGGAATCAAATATCTCTTTC is a window encoding:
- a CDS encoding methyl-accepting chemotaxis protein translates to MNIFRNRKSKGLENNQDQHGEEAVHKETNNFIQDMSKLLAETVKQHHIVDNEHDVLGHLFQKVKIHMNEISDLTKNTNDLTDRLYSEGNNLIEITEDTVKKSYEGKDAIEEMVEIIKSLEKENRNNTESIHELARRFTKVNEVVQLITNIASQTNLLALNAAIEAARAGEHGKGFAVVSGEIKKLAEMTKQSTKDISSLIGSIEDETKIVLNNSGKSNEVIARGVIASGNAAEKIEESLSSVAKVEQEVKGVMDILIDQKSHIENMSNEIVDVDEILKITSETIINHIEAASVVDRQLEEIKNTVNTL